The window GCGCGGGCGATCCAGATGGACGGCGCCGACGTGGTCGCCAGCGTGCTCGATTCCGGCCTGCGCGGCCGCGGTGGCGCGGCGTTCCCGGCGGGCATCAAGTGGCGCACCGTTCGAGATGCGGTAGGCGCACAGAAGTATGTGGTGTGTAACGCCGATGAGGGCGACTCCGGCACGTTTGCCGACCGCATGCTGATGGAGGGCGATCCGTTCCTTTTGATCGAAGGCATGATTATCGCGGGCATCGCTGTCGGCGCGACCATGGGCTACATCTATGTGCGTTCGGAATACCCGGACGCGGTAGCCACCCTCAATGCCGCCCTGGGCATCGCTCGCCAGGCAGGTTATCTGGGGACGAACGTGGGCGGCAGCGGTCGCGCGTTCGAGCTGGAAGTCCGGGTGGGCGCGGGGGCCTACATCTGTGGTGAGGAAACCGCCTTGCTGGAATCGCTGGAGGGCAAGCGCGGCACCGTTCGCGCCAAACCGCCATTGCCGGCGCTGCAAGGTTTGTTCGGGCTGCCGACACTGGTCCACAACGTGCTGACCCTGGCCTCGGTGCCCGTGATCCTGGAGAAGGGCGCACAGTTTTACCGTGATTTCGGCATGGGCCGTTCCTTGGGCACGATGCCTTTTCAACTGGCGGGCAACATCCGTCACGGCGGCCTGGTAGAGCGCGCCTTCGGTTTGAGCCTGCGTGAGCTGGTGGAAGGTTATGGGGGCGGTACCGCCAGTGGGCGGCCGCTCAAGGCCGCGCAAGTGGGCGGGCCGTTGGGTGCCTGGGTGCCGCCTTCGCAGTTCGACACGCCGCTGGACTACGAGGCATTCGCCGCCATGGGCGCCATGCTCGGCCACGGTGGTGTGGTGGTTGCCGACGACAGCCTGGACATGGCCCGGATGGCCCGTTTTGCCTT is drawn from Pseudomonas rhizophila and contains these coding sequences:
- a CDS encoding formate dehydrogenase beta subunit yields the protein MLKLCIPRDSVARVVGADKVAVALVSEAERRQLPLELRRTSSRGLYWLEPMLELETAEGRLGFGPITPQDVPSLLDALAGDPASHPLALGLVEEIPYLKSQQRLLFARAGITQPLSLDDYRAQGGFLGLARAIQMDGADVVASVLDSGLRGRGGAAFPAGIKWRTVRDAVGAQKYVVCNADEGDSGTFADRMLMEGDPFLLIEGMIIAGIAVGATMGYIYVRSEYPDAVATLNAALGIARQAGYLGTNVGGSGRAFELEVRVGAGAYICGEETALLESLEGKRGTVRAKPPLPALQGLFGLPTLVHNVLTLASVPVILEKGAQFYRDFGMGRSLGTMPFQLAGNIRHGGLVERAFGLSLRELVEGYGGGTASGRPLKAAQVGGPLGAWVPPSQFDTPLDYEAFAAMGAMLGHGGVVVADDSLDMARMARFALQFCAEESCGKCTPCRIGSTRGVEVVDRLIASTDAAARQEQARLLQDLCDTMQYGSLCALGGMTSFPVGSALKHFPADFGLATTEADQ